In Physeter macrocephalus isolate SW-GA chromosome 2, ASM283717v5, whole genome shotgun sequence, a single window of DNA contains:
- the CXCR4 gene encoding C-X-C chemokine receptor type 4, which translates to MDGFHIFSSDNYTEDDLGSGDYDSIKEPCFREENAHFNRIFLPTVYSIIFLTGIVGNGLVILVMGYQKKLRSMTDKYRLHLSVADLLFVLTLPFWAVDAVANWYFGKFLCKAVHVIYTVNLYSSVLILAFISLDRYLAIVHATNSQRPRKLLAEKVVYVGVWIPALLLTIPDFIFANVREGDGRYICDRFYPNDLWVVVFQFQHIVVGLILPGIVILSCYCIIISKLSHSKGYQKRKALKTTVILILAFFACWLPYYIGISIDSFILLEIIQQGCEFESTVHKWISITEALAFFHCCLNPILYAFLGAKFKTSAQHALTSVSRGSSLKILSKGKRGGHSSVSTESESSSFHSS; encoded by the coding sequence ATATTCTCTTCAGATAATTACACAGAGGATGACTTGGGCTCAGGAGACTATGACTCCATAAAGGAACCCTGCTTCCGGGAGGAAAATGCCCATTTCAACCGTATCTTTCTGCCCACTGTCTACTCCATCATCTTCTTGACTGGCATAGTGGGTAACGGATTGGTCATCCTGGTCATGGGTTACCAGAAGAAACTGAGAAGCATGACAGACAAGTACAGACTGCACCTGTCTGTGGCAGACCTCCTCTTTGTCCTCACACTTCCCTTCTGGGCAGTCGATGCCGTGGCAAACTGGTACTTTGGGAAGTTCCTGTGCAAGGCAGTCCATGTCATCTACACAGTCAACCTCTACAGCAGTGTCCTCATCCTGGCCTTCATCAGTCTGGACCGGTACCTGGCTATCGTCCATGCCACCAACAGTCAGAGGCCAAGGAAGCTGTTGGCTGAAAAGGTGGTCTATGTTGGTGTCTGGATACCTGCTCTCCTGTTGACTATTCCCGATTTCATCTTTGCCAACGtcagggagggggatgggaggtaCATCTGCGACCGCTTCTATCCCAATGACTTGTGGGTGGTGGTGTTCCAGTTTCAGCACATCGTGGTTGGCCTTATCCTGCCGGGTATCGTCATCCTGTCCTGCTATTGCATTATCATCTCCAAGCTGTCCCACTCCAAGGGCTACCAGAAGCGAAAGGCCCTCAAGACCACAGTTATCCTCATCCTGGCTTTCTTTGCCTGCTGGCTGCCCTACTACATTGGGATCAGCATCGACTCCTTCATCCTCCTGGAAATCATCCAGCAAGGGTGTGAGTTTGAGAGCACTGTGCACAAGTGGATTTCCATCACCGAGGCCCTAGCCTTTTTCCATTGTTGCCTGAATCCCATCCTCTATGCCTTCCTTGGGGCCAAATTTAAAACCTCTGCCCAGCATGCACTCACCTCTGTGAGCAGAGGGTCCAGCCTGAAGATCCTCTCCAAGGGAAAGCGGGGTGGACATTCTTCTGTTTCAACCGAGTCAGAGTCTTCGAGTTTTCACTCCAGCTAA